CCCGGCGGTGTTTCTCCGCTGATGCTGGATATGCATTCTGCCGCTGCCGGAATTCCTTTTCATGTGATTACCGCACAAAGCGGAATGCAGGCAATGCTTCCGGATTTAATGGTTGTTTAAACGAAAGGCACAGGTAAATGAAGATTATCATGGGTTCCGCAGTTAAAGGGTTTGCGTTGAAAAACGCGATTAAAGCGCATCTGGAAAAACAGGGGCATGAAATTATTGATGTCGGCTGCTATGCAACGGACCAGTTTATTAAGTATACATCTGTCGGCGAACGTGTGGCAAAAGCACTGCAGGATGGTGTTGCCGAACTTGCTATCAACTGCTGCGGCAGCGGCACCGGCGCGAGCATGGGTACAAATAAGTTTAAAGGTGTGCTGAGCTGCTCCTGCGAATCTGTTGCCACCGCCGGCATGATTCGGCAGGTGAACGGCGCGAACTGTCTTTGCATGGGCGAGGGCGTTGTCAGCGCTGAACTCGGCTGTCAGATGGCGGACGCATTTCTGAACGCCGGATTCTGTAAGGCCGACGGAATCCCGGCGGATGTACTCGAGTTTTGGAAAGAAGCCCGCGACGAAATGATTGCGCGCGGCGAACAGGCATCCGATAGAAATCTCGAAACACTGTAAGGAGCAGACTATGAAATTTGTATCAGCCAAAGGTATGGTTGAAGCCGCGAAAAAAAGCGGTTATGCAATTCCGGCACTGAACGCCAACGGTGCGACTTATGATATCGCGCGCGCGGCGCTGGAAGCGGCGCAGGAACTCAATTCGCCGCTGATTCTGCAGGCGTATGAACCGAATCTCGAATATCGCGGCTTCAACTATTTCTGCAAGCTCGCCGGAATTCTGGCGGACGAACTGGACATCACCGTGCCGGTTGCACTGCAGGTTGACCACGGTCACAGTTTTGAATCAGCCATCAAAGCGATGAACGCCGGTTTTACGTCGTTCATGTTCGACGCGTCGCACGATCCGCTTGAAGAAAATATTGCGAAGACGCAGAAGGTGGTTGAAGTTGCCAAAATTCTCGGCGTTTCCATTGAAGCGGAAGTCGGCTATGTCAAAGGGAACGAGCCGTCGAAAGAAAAGAAAATCGGACGGATTCCGGTCGCGGAAAAACCGGAGATTCCGCCGGCGAAAACCGATATTGAAGAAGCAAAGCGATTCGTTGCTGCAGTGGATGTGGACATGCTTGCCGTATCCGTCGGTACCACGCACGGTGTTTATCAGTACCAGACCGAAATTGATTTTGATCTGCTGACAAAAATCCGGCGCGAAATTGATGTGCCGCTCGTGCAGCACGGCACCTGCGGCATTTCGATGGACGATGTTACCAAACTGGTGAAGCACGGCATGAACAAAGTGAACTTCGGCGAAGCGTTCCGCTTTAATTACATTAAATATTTTAACGAGCTCACCGATTCCATAGAACATCTGTGGCACGCGTGGCGGATTATGCGCGAAGTGAAAAATCTCATCAAAGAAGACATGAAAGAAATTATCAGAGCTCTTGGCTCGGAAGGAAAAGCATCATGAAAAAATGTACTGAACATCCGAAACCGGCGGTGAAAGTTGGCGTTCTTTTTCTGCGCCGCAAACGTCCGGGATTTTTGCCTGAGTGGGGCGAAATAATTGAAAAACAGGTGAAAGCCTGTTTAAAAACCGTTCCGTTCGAAATTTATTTTCCGGCGGAAAACATAGTCGACAGCACGTCATTGATGAGCGTGATGAAAGAGTGCAACGGGCAGGGCTGCGATGTCTATGTTGTCATTCAGCCGACGATGGCCGACGGGCGGATGAGCCCGGTGCTCGCGCAAATGAGCAAAGCACCGGTTGTTTTATGGGCAACGCCGGAAAAACAGGACGGTTCTATGATCAGTTCCTGCTCGCTGGTGGGCGCACACACATTTGCATCAAATCTGGCGCAGTCAAATCATCCGTTTAACTTCGTTTACGGCTCGCCGGAAGATAAAAAAACGGTTGAAGCGCTTGAAGAGGCGGTTTACCGTTCTTATGCACAGTTAAAACTCACCGGCGCATACGTCGGTATGGTTGGCTATCACGCACCTGGATTTATTGACATGCATATGGATCCGGCGACGCTGAGTACGATTGATATGGAACTGATGCATATCGGTATGCATGAATTTATCGACAGCGTTTACGCCGTCAGCGACGAAGACGCAAAAAAAGATCTGAAAAAAGTCCAGGCGCTGGGTCTGGAGGTCACCGACGATATCACTGAAGATGATCTGCTGCTTGCCAGCCGGTATTATCTGGCGATGAAAGCGCTGATGGACAATATGCCGCTGCAGGCGCTGTCTGTGCGCGACTGGCCGGAACTCTCCGCGAAACAATGGCCGTATCTCGCCATGGCGCGTCTGGCAACTGAGGGCTATGCCATTTCCTGTGAAGGCGACGGCGACGGTGCAATATGCTGTCTGGCTGCCTATCTCTCCGGTTGCGGTGCAGCCTATCTTTCCGACTGGCTGGAGCACGATGAACATCACATTACGCTGTGGCACGGCGGCGCCGCGCCGTTGCAGATGTGTCAGGGGCTTGACAGCAAAATTCCGCCGAATATCGGACGGCATTTCAACGTCAGGAATCCGGCGGTTGTCAATGCCTCGCTGAAAGAAGATATGCCGATCACCGTCTTTCGTATCTGGCATCTGAACGGACAGTATTTCTGCTCTGCCATCGAGGGAAGAACCGTAAAACCAAAACGGAATCTCAAAGGGACCAACGGGCTCGGATTCTTCCCCGATACAAATATCAACGATTATTTTGTACGCATGATCAAAATGGGATATTCGCATCATCCGATTGTGGTCGAAGGGCACAAGAAAGATCACTTCCGCCTGTTGACCGAATCAATGGGAATGATATTTGTTGATTAAACATTCTTGCGTGAACTGCGTATGGTAAAAAACCAATATCCGGAAATATGCTGATTGCGCCGGAGGGCTGACGCATATAATGAATCAGCCTCTGCCGGGCGCAATGATCGCAGCGAAAAAACACGGTTGCATGAGTAATTGACTGATCTGCACTAAGAGATCGATAAAACGCAGGCGGCGGAGGCATTCCGGCAGTTTTCATTGCCGGAATGGCTGCAATTGAGCTATTATTATGGATTTTATTACAATTCTCTTAACCGCGTGTACACTTTGTTTTGCGGCGGTAATTCAGAGCGCGGTCGGATTTGCATTTGCACTTTTTTCAACTCCGGTGCTGATCTGGATCGGAATACCCCTGCATAAAGTTATTGTGATTGTGGCCGCCGGCTCAATGATGCAGTCGTTCGCCGGCGTTCGAAAGCTGAAAGCGTTTATTCCGTGGAAAGATGCGATCATCTCCACTGCGCTCCGTGTGATCTGGCTGTTTGCCGGACTTTTTATTTTAAAACATCTGGTCGGACTGGAGGCGCGGTACATTAAATTAGCGGTCGGCAGTGTGTTATGTCTGCTGGTGTTAATACAGTATTTCTGGCGGCCGAAACCTGCGGAAACCATCCACTGGATTTTTTCATTTATCGCGTTCTCTTTAAGCGGATTGTTGGCAGGAATCGCCGGAATGGGCGGACCGCCGCTGGTGCTGTGGACGATGGCGCACAACTGGCCGCCGGAACGGACGCGCGGATTTTTTTTCGCCACCTTTCTGACATTTATTCCGCTGCAATTAATGCTGTTGTGTCTTCTGCCGGGGATTGAACCGCTGTGGACAACATTGCTGGCCGGATTCGCTTTTGCCCCGGTGGTTGTGATCGGCAGCAGCATCGGTCTGGCGTTAGGCCGGCGCATGTCACGTCAGCGGCTGTACAGTGTAACCTGCATCTGTCTGTTACTGATGGGTACGGTTGCGATCGTTTCGTCGTTATTTACGGCATCAAAGCATAATGGTGCTGCCGGAATCAGTGCAGAAACAGAATAGAAATGCTAAACAATATTACCGGGTTGGTGTCCAGTAATGTACAATCTGCGCCGCCGCTCCCATCGCCCCGCTGAATTCTCCGAGTTCTGATCCGACAATTTCAGGCACAGTCAGGTGACGCTGCTGTGTATATTCAGACGCAATTTTTTTCACACGATTAAGGAATGATGACCCAAGCTGGACGATCGGACCGGAGAAAATAATTTTTTCCGGATCCAGTAAAACCGCAATCTGTCCGCAGAGCCAGCCCAGTGCATCGGTTGCAGTATCCAGCAGTTCAATGGAAAGTTTATCGCCGTTTTTGTAGGCGTCGAACATATCAAAAATTGTCAGTTTAGAGGCCGGCATTTCAGATAATACTGTTTTGCGTCCGTTTTGAATCGCGGTTTTTAAATTGTTAAGTACTGCGCGCACGGAAGCCACTTCTTCCAGTTCAACAGATGTTGTACCTTTCGGTAATTTCGCTTTGCTTAAAACCGTCGCCGGACATTTCCACGACCCGACTTCACCGGCCATTTGATTTGCACCGAAATAGAGTTGTCCGTTGGTAACAATTCCAATACCGATGCCGCTGCGAACGCCGATACATACATATTGGTTTAGTGTGCGTCCCTGTCCGAACCATAATTCAGCTGACGTTATGGCGCGGATTGTATTTTCAAGATAAACCGGAATTTTGAAATATTTCTCAAAATAACTTACCAGCGGAACATTTTGCCAGTCTTTAATATAACGGTAATAAACACTGATTCCTGTTGCTTTATCAACCGGCCCCGGTCCGGCAATGCCGAGCCCGAGAATGCGCTTCCGGTTTTTGGGCAGGATCCTTTCTATTGCGGCTTTTGTTTTTTCAAGAATTTCATTCGTGTGTTCAGATGGAGAAAGTTTGAATGATATGGTCTGCTCAATTTCCTCGCTAAAATTCAGGCAGATGATTCTTACTCTGTTGGCCTCAAAGTCGACACCTAGCAGATGTCCGCCTTTTGGATTTAACGACAGGGCCGTGCGCGGACGGCCTTTTTTTAACTTTATAATTTCTTCTTCGAGCAGGAAGTTGTCTTTAAGCAATCTTGAAACAAACAACCCGACCGTGGACGGGGCCAGCCCCATCAATGAAGCCAGTTCAACTCTTGAAACCCCCTGATGCGCACGGACCAGCTGCAACAGCGCTGCCTCAGTTTGTGCAATCAGAACTTTCTTTTTTTTGACAATGGAATTCATGCAGGAATTTTTAATTGAGGAGTAATCATGGCTAAAATAGATTTTTGACCTTAAAGATACAAATATGAATTGAAAAACAATTTTAGAATGCAATGCAACGGCCCCGGACGTAAAGAACGCGACGAGGGCGTCGCGTCTACTTTGATAGAAAAGCCTGTAACGATTTACCGTGTACCGTAGTTCCGGCGCAGCAGTGCGGCGGCGAACCGCCGCCGACCAGAGACCGAAAGCCTCTTCCACATTTAGTTATATCGCATCTGCAAATTCACGAAATGCTTTTACATTTTCGTATGCTGTGCCGCGCGGGATTTCGCAGCCGGCGCCGATAATATAATTTTCGCCGGCGGCGTTACGGCAGTCAGCCAGCGCAATTTTTATTTTTTCCGGTGTTGAATTTTTTACAATCGAAACCGGATCGATGTTTCCGAGCAGAATTTGTTTTTCGCCGGTAATCTCTCGCGCGCCGGCAAGATCGACCAGATAGTCGATGTCCACGATATCGAAGCCGGCAGTTTTGATATGCTTCAGCGAGCCGGAGATGTTGCCGCAAATATGCAGGCGCACGAATGCACCGGCGCTGTGAATTGCATCGCACAGCCGTTTTTCTTCCGGCAGCACAAATTCTGCAAATAAGTCGGGGTTAATTAGGGATGCTGCGGCATCACCGACACCGATAATATCTGCACCGGCATCGATTTGTGCTTCAGCAAATGCGATAGCGTTGTCGGTGACGATGGTGAACAGATCGCGGACAAAATTTTCATCGTCAAAGAAATCCATCATCAAATGGTTAATGCCGCGCAGGTCGGCTCCTTCGGCACACGGACCCTCAACCCAGCCTTCTACGGCGAAATCATTACCGGCACGTTCTTTCATCAGTGCGATGGCGTTTACGCGGTCACTCATTCGTCCGCCGCCGAGCGGATCGGGACATTTTAAGGTTGCGAGCGTTGCCGGATCTTTTAACAGCGCGTTGTTTTCATCAATCGCCGGCGGCTGGTTGTCGAAAAAATGAATGGCCGCGCCGAAATCTGCGGCTTCGCGCGCGGGATCGGAAATACCGGAGACAAAATCAAAGCCGAAAAATTCGGCGGTACGGATTTGTCCTTCCGCCAGCTTTTTATAATCGCGTGCATATTCGCCGTACGGAATTTCAGCAAAATCAGCGGCAAGCATCATAGTGATTGGCATGACCGGCGGACGGCTCACCGGTTTTCTATTTAATAAATCCAGCACAATTTGTCGTGACATGTTTTTTATCTCCATTGAATGAATGTCGGCATCTTCTCATAAACGCCGGCGGCAAGTAAATGAGTGATTCGATTAAACGCTTTAGTATCACAGGAATAATAACGCCTTGCGTATAATTTTAAATTTAGTACTGTTCCAAATATGAAAAGTTCGGTGCCGGGACTATCCCGCGGAATT
The Kiritimatiellales bacterium DNA segment above includes these coding regions:
- a CDS encoding ROK family protein, with product MNSIVKKKKVLIAQTEAALLQLVRAHQGVSRVELASLMGLAPSTVGLFVSRLLKDNFLLEEEIIKLKKGRPRTALSLNPKGGHLLGVDFEANRVRIICLNFSEEIEQTISFKLSPSEHTNEILEKTKAAIERILPKNRKRILGLGIAGPGPVDKATGISVYYRYIKDWQNVPLVSYFEKYFKIPVYLENTIRAITSAELWFGQGRTLNQYVCIGVRSGIGIGIVTNGQLYFGANQMAGEVGSWKCPATVLSKAKLPKGTTSVELEEVASVRAVLNNLKTAIQNGRKTVLSEMPASKLTIFDMFDAYKNGDKLSIELLDTATDALGWLCGQIAVLLDPEKIIFSGPIVQLGSSFLNRVKKIASEYTQQRHLTVPEIVGSELGEFSGAMGAAAQIVHYWTPTR
- a CDS encoding TSUP family transporter; its protein translation is MDFITILLTACTLCFAAVIQSAVGFAFALFSTPVLIWIGIPLHKVIVIVAAGSMMQSFAGVRKLKAFIPWKDAIISTALRVIWLFAGLFILKHLVGLEARYIKLAVGSVLCLLVLIQYFWRPKPAETIHWIFSFIAFSLSGLLAGIAGMGGPPLVLWTMAHNWPPERTRGFFFATFLTFIPLQLMLLCLLPGIEPLWTTLLAGFAFAPVVVIGSSIGLALGRRMSRQRLYSVTCICLLLMGTVAIVSSLFTASKHNGAAGISAETE
- a CDS encoding uroporphyrinogen decarboxylase family protein, which produces MSRQIVLDLLNRKPVSRPPVMPITMMLAADFAEIPYGEYARDYKKLAEGQIRTAEFFGFDFVSGISDPAREAADFGAAIHFFDNQPPAIDENNALLKDPATLATLKCPDPLGGGRMSDRVNAIALMKERAGNDFAVEGWVEGPCAEGADLRGINHLMMDFFDDENFVRDLFTIVTDNAIAFAEAQIDAGADIIGVGDAAASLINPDLFAEFVLPEEKRLCDAIHSAGAFVRLHICGNISGSLKHIKTAGFDIVDIDYLVDLAGAREITGEKQILLGNIDPVSIVKNSTPEKIKIALADCRNAAGENYIIGAGCEIPRGTAYENVKAFREFADAI
- a CDS encoding class II fructose-bisphosphate aldolase, which encodes MKFVSAKGMVEAAKKSGYAIPALNANGATYDIARAALEAAQELNSPLILQAYEPNLEYRGFNYFCKLAGILADELDITVPVALQVDHGHSFESAIKAMNAGFTSFMFDASHDPLEENIAKTQKVVEVAKILGVSIEAEVGYVKGNEPSKEKKIGRIPVAEKPEIPPAKTDIEEAKRFVAAVDVDMLAVSVGTTHGVYQYQTEIDFDLLTKIRREIDVPLVQHGTCGISMDDVTKLVKHGMNKVNFGEAFRFNYIKYFNELTDSIEHLWHAWRIMREVKNLIKEDMKEIIRALGSEGKAS
- a CDS encoding RpiB/LacA/LacB family sugar-phosphate isomerase, coding for MKIIMGSAVKGFALKNAIKAHLEKQGHEIIDVGCYATDQFIKYTSVGERVAKALQDGVAELAINCCGSGTGASMGTNKFKGVLSCSCESVATAGMIRQVNGANCLCMGEGVVSAELGCQMADAFLNAGFCKADGIPADVLEFWKEARDEMIARGEQASDRNLETL